Proteins co-encoded in one Juglans regia cultivar Chandler chromosome 16, Walnut 2.0, whole genome shotgun sequence genomic window:
- the LOC108982625 gene encoding abscisic acid receptor PYL3-like isoform X2: protein MLIFNGVECEFIRKFHRHQPGENQCSSALVKRIKAPVHLVWSLVRRFDQPQKYKPFISRCIVKGNLEIGSLREVDVKSGLPATTSTERLELLDDDEHILSIKIIGGDHRLRNYSSIISLHPEIIDGRPGTLVIESFVVDVPEGNTKDETCYFVQALIKCNLKSLADVSERLAVQDRTEPIDRI, encoded by the exons ATGTTGATTTTTAA CGGTGTGGAGTGCGAATTCATACGGAAGTTCCATCGCCACCAGCCCGGCGAGAATCAGTGTAGCTCCGCGCTTGTCAAGCGCATCAAAGCCCCAGTTCACCTc GTTTGGTCTTTGGTGAGGAGATTCGATCAACCGCAGAAATACAAGCCATTTATCAGTAGGTGCATTGTGAAGGGGAACCTTGAGATTGGGAGTCTCAGAGAAGTGGATGTTAAGTCTGGGCTTCCTGCAACTACAAGTACAGAAAGACTGGAACTTCTTGATGATGATGAGCATATACTCAGCATCAAGATAATTGGAGGGGATCACAGACTTAGG AACTACTCGTCCATTATTTCCCTCCATCCGGAGATCATTGATGGAAGACCAGGGACTCTTGTGATTGAGTCGTTTGTTGTGGATGTGCCTGAAGGGAACACAAAGGACGAGACATGCTACTTTGTGCAGGCCTTGATCAAGTGCAATCTGAAATCACTTGCTGATGTGTCAGAGCGGCTTGCAGTGCAGGATCGAACTGAACCCATTGATCGGATCTGA
- the LOC108982625 gene encoding abscisic acid receptor PYL8-like isoform X1, giving the protein MNEKFNGIGNGEFSGVECEFIRKFHRHQPGENQCSSALVKRIKAPVHLVWSLVRRFDQPQKYKPFISRCIVKGNLEIGSLREVDVKSGLPATTSTERLELLDDDEHILSIKIIGGDHRLRNYSSIISLHPEIIDGRPGTLVIESFVVDVPEGNTKDETCYFVQALIKCNLKSLADVSERLAVQDRTEPIDRI; this is encoded by the exons ATGAATGAGAAATTTAATGGGATTGGAAATGGCGAATTCAGCGGTGTGGAGTGCGAATTCATACGGAAGTTCCATCGCCACCAGCCCGGCGAGAATCAGTGTAGCTCCGCGCTTGTCAAGCGCATCAAAGCCCCAGTTCACCTc GTTTGGTCTTTGGTGAGGAGATTCGATCAACCGCAGAAATACAAGCCATTTATCAGTAGGTGCATTGTGAAGGGGAACCTTGAGATTGGGAGTCTCAGAGAAGTGGATGTTAAGTCTGGGCTTCCTGCAACTACAAGTACAGAAAGACTGGAACTTCTTGATGATGATGAGCATATACTCAGCATCAAGATAATTGGAGGGGATCACAGACTTAGG AACTACTCGTCCATTATTTCCCTCCATCCGGAGATCATTGATGGAAGACCAGGGACTCTTGTGATTGAGTCGTTTGTTGTGGATGTGCCTGAAGGGAACACAAAGGACGAGACATGCTACTTTGTGCAGGCCTTGATCAAGTGCAATCTGAAATCACTTGCTGATGTGTCAGAGCGGCTTGCAGTGCAGGATCGAACTGAACCCATTGATCGGATCTGA
- the LOC108990499 gene encoding uncharacterized protein LOC108990499, with amino-acid sequence MECNKDEAVRAKEIAERKFMERNYAASKKFALKAQNLYPELEGLSQMLMTLDVYIYSENKIGGEADWYGVLGVNPLADDETVKKQYRKLALMLHPDKNKCLGAEGAFKLVSEAWSLLSDKAKRLSYNQKRNLKGFQQNASARGGGPSVPPRANGFHNVTRNVASTARNSHSSNRVGPSSVPPPHIKTNTFWTICNRCRTHYEYLRTYLNHTLLCPNCNEAFMALEKPPPPNVFKSSSWSSRKTHQNSRHHPGISNPYNEGLNSFSNTNFHWNSFSGGADFGCTAASSSAAVQAATVVEQASERVKREREEERSAAPEWERSHLFKGTGNSALKGDIHLKKRKLDDNCLGHAANQMTMANGGTGMVGLSEPTRGCSGTERFYGTYNKSNSERELMFSEIQKMLLEKAQSELRKKLKEWSSLTEANTSKKEKEKVKDKESKKKLGVVNGDTYDLHKRGESDVSKKRQQNNSISNRMDDDTDQQDVEPMSINVPDSDFHNFDLDRSESSFEDDQVWAAYDDDDGMPRYYARVHKVISLKPFKMRISWLNSRSNQELGPIDWIGSGFSKTCGDFRIGRQETTETLNSFSHKVMWTKGIRGVICIYPREGEVWALYRNWSPDWNEHTPDDLIHKYDMVEVLDDFNVEQGVSVVPLIKVTGFRTVFQRHMDPKEVRRIPKEEMFRFSHQVPNYLLTGQEAHNAPKGCRELDPAATSLELLQVIMEAKEEPMLKNCGRVEEEMFQSTPKINVDEMVGNTHTENK; translated from the coding sequence ATGGAGTGCAATAAAGATGAGGCTGTCAGGGCTAAAGAAATTGCTGAGAGGAAGTTTATGGAGAGAAATTATGCCGCTTCAAAGAAATTTGCCTTGAAGGCTCAAAATTTGTATCCCGAGCTTGAGGGGCTCTCTCAAATGTTAATGACACTTGATGTCTATATCTATTCTGAAAACAAAATAGGTGGGGAAGCAGATTGGTATGGTGTACTTGGTGTAAATCCCTTGGCTGATGATGAGACAGTAAAGAAACAATACAGGAAGCTAGCTCTCATGCTTCATCCTGATAAAAACAAGTGTTTAGGTGCAGAGGGCGCATTTAAGTTGGTTTCCGAGGCCTGGAGTTTGTTATCAGATAAGGCTAAGAGATTATCATATAACCAGAAGAGGAATTTGAAAGGATTTCAGCAGAATGCTTCAGCCCGGGGTGGTGGTCCATCAGTGCCACCCAGAGCAAATGGCTTTCATAATGTTACCAGGAATGTTGCTTCAACTGCGAGGAATAGTCATAGCAGCAATCGGGTGGGCCCCTCTTCAGTTCCTCCTCCACATATCAAAACTAATACTTTTTGGACCATTTGTAATAGATGCAGGACACATTATGAGTACCTCAGGACTTATTTAAATCACACTCTGCTTTGCCCTAATTGTAATGAAGCTTTTATGGCTTTAGAGAAGCCTCCACCTCCTAATGTTTTTAAGTCCTCTAGTTGGTCTTCTCGCAAGACGCATCAGAATTCAAGACATCATCCTGGAATTAGTAACCCATATAATGAAGGTCTGAATTCATTCAGTAACACAAACTTCCACTGGAATTCTTTCTCCGGAGGGGCTGATTTTGGTTGTACTGCTGCATCAAGTTCTGCTGCTGTTCAAGCTGCAACTGTTGTTGAACAGGCTAGTGAGAGAGTAAAGAGAGAGCGTGAGGAAGAACGGTCGGCTGCCCCTGAATGGGAGAGGAGTCATCTATTTAAGGGCACGGGTAATTCTGCCCTTAAAGGAGATATACACTTGAAGAAGAGAAAGCTAGATGATAATTGTTTGGGCCATGCGGCAAATCAAATGACTATGGCAAATGGAGGAACTGGCATGGTAGGCTTATCGGAACCAACTAGGGGTTGTTCTGGAACAGAAAGGTTTTATGGTACTTATAATAAGTCCAACAGTGAGAGAGAATTGATGTTTTCTGAAATACAGAAAATGCTGCTGGAAAAGGCTCAGAGTGAACTCCGCAAGAAACTTAAAGAATGGAGCTCATTAACTGAAGCAAATActtcaaagaaagagaaggagaaggtGAAAGACAAAGAGTCTAAGAAGAAGCTGGGTGTGGTGAATGGTGACACATATGACCTGCATAAGAGGGGTGAGTCAGATGTTAGCAAAAAAAGACAGCAAAACAATTCTATCTCTAACCGTATGGATGATGATACAGATCAACAGGATGTCGAACCTATGTCAATCAATGTTCCAGATTCtgattttcacaattttgaCCTGGACAGATCTGAAAGTTCCTTTGAGGATGACCAGGTCTGGGCTgcatatgatgatgatgatggtatGCCTCGTTACTATGCTCGAGTTCATAAGGTGATCTCTTTGAAGCCATTTAAGATGCGGATCAGTTGGCTTAACTCAAGAAGCAACCAGGAATTGGGTCCAATAGACTGGATAGGTTCTGGTTTCTCAAAAACATGTGGGGATTTCAGGATTGGCAGACAGGAAACGACGGAAACATTAAACTCTTTCTCTCACAAGGTTATGTGGACAAAAGGCATTCGTGGGGTCATTTGCATATATCCAAGAGAGGGAGAAGTCTGGGCTCTGTATAGAAATTGGTCCCCGGATTGGAATGAGCATACACCAGATGACTTGATACACAAATATGACATGGTGGAAGTGCTTGATGACTTTAATGTGGAACAAGGTGTGTCTGTTGTTCCTCTTATTAAAGTTACTGGTTTCAGGACGGTGTTTCAAAGGCACATGGACCCCAAGGAGGTCAGAAGGATTCCCAAAGAAGAAATGTTTCGCTTTTCTCATCAGGTCCCTAATTACTTGCTTACAGGCCAAGAAGCTCATAACGCTCCAAAGGGTTGTCGGGAGTTGGATCCAGCAGCTACCTCTTTGGAACTTCTTCAGGTTATAATGGAAGCTAAGGAGGAGCCTATGTTGAAGAACTGTGGAAGAGTCGAGGAGGAGATGTTCCAGAGTACCCCCAAAATAAATGTAGATGAGATGGTAGGGAATACCCACACAGAGAACAAATGA